The following coding sequences lie in one Anoplolepis gracilipes chromosome 4, ASM4749672v1, whole genome shotgun sequence genomic window:
- the Rpl10ab gene encoding large ribosomal subunit protein uL1 codes for MTSKVSRDTLYECVNGVLQHSQEKKRNFLETIELQIGLKNYDPQKDKRFSGTVKLKNIPRPKMQVCVLGDQQHCDEAKANNIPYMDAEALKKLNKNKKLVKKLAKKYDAFLASESLIKQIPRLLGPGLNKAGKFPGLLSHQESMVGKIDEVKATIKFQMKKVLCLSVAVGHVDMTPDELVQNVHLSINFLVSLLKKHWQNVRSLHIKSTMGPPQRLY; via the exons ATGAC ATCCAAGGTTTCGCGTGATACTCTTTACGAATGCGTAAACGGCGTGCTTCAACACTCgcaagaaaagaagagaaattttttggAGACTATAGAGCTTCAGATCGGTTTGAAGAATTATGATCCGCAAAAGGACAAGCGTTTCTCAGGCACTGTGAA GTTGAAGAATATCCCCAGACCAAAAATGCAAGTATGTGTTCTTGGTGATCAACAACATTGTGATGAAGCTAAAGCCAATAATATTCCATATATGGATGCGGAGGCACTGAAAAAACTTAATAAGAACAAGAAACTCGTTAAAAAACTTG CAAAGAAATATGATGCATTCTTAGCAAGTGAATCATTGATTAAACAAATTCCCCGTCTTCTTGGTCCTGGTTTAAATAAAGCCGGTAAATTTCCTGGACTGTTATCTCACCAGGAATCGATGGTCGGCAAAATCGACGAAGTCAAGGCCACCATCaaatttcaaatgaaaaag GTATTATGTCTGTCAGTAGCCGTCGGACACGTTGATATGACACCCGATGAGTTGGTGCAAAATGTTCATCTCTCGATAAATTTCCTCGTGTCATTGTTGAAAAAACACTGGCAGAACGTGCGTTCACTTCACATCAAATCTACTATGGGACCACCACAAAGATTGTACTAA